The following coding sequences are from one Nitrospirota bacterium window:
- a CDS encoding 4Fe-4S dicluster domain-containing protein, with product MAYKRKWMMFIDTSKCIGCKACQVACKQWHQLPPETTTFIGSYTNPPDVSGTTFTRVEYTEYEDIRNTLFFLFFKKQCMHCNQAECQILCPKGVEKTKEGFVIFNDKCIPANVKVSGDEAAKIAAFLACCPYEIPKYNSTLGRFVKCDFCFDRFGGGYGVYTTYRDGQPTTACELACPPGAIKTGAAKDIMNMAKQRLAVVKDTYDKATLWGGRGRVIFLLTQPREAYNLPPAD from the coding sequence ATGGCTTATAAAAGAAAATGGATGATGTTTATAGATACATCCAAGTGCATAGGCTGTAAAGCCTGTCAGGTTGCATGCAAGCAATGGCACCAGCTGCCACCAGAGACTACTACTTTTATTGGTTCCTACACGAATCCCCCTGACGTATCAGGGACTACTTTTACACGTGTTGAATACACTGAATATGAAGACATAAGGAATACACTGTTTTTCTTGTTCTTTAAGAAACAGTGCATGCATTGTAACCAGGCTGAATGCCAGATATTGTGCCCTAAAGGTGTAGAAAAAACCAAAGAGGGTTTTGTTATTTTCAATGATAAGTGTATACCTGCGAATGTAAAAGTAAGTGGTGATGAAGCTGCAAAAATAGCAGCATTTCTTGCATGTTGTCCATACGAAATCCCGAAATATAACTCAACACTTGGTAGGTTTGTAAAGTGTGACTTTTGCTTTGACAGGTTTGGTGGAGGATATGGAGTATATACAACTTACAGAGATGGTCAACCTACCACTGCATGTGAGTTGGCCTGCCCACCAGGTGCAATAAAAACTGGTGCTGCTAAAGATATCATGAACATGGCAAAGCAGAGACTCGCTGTAGTTAAAGACACATATGACAAAGCAACCCTTTGGGGGGGCAGAGGCCGCGTAATATTTCTTTTAACTCAACCTCGTGAAGCATATAATCTGCCACCTGCTGATTAA
- a CDS encoding twin-arginine translocation signal domain-containing protein, whose amino-acid sequence MAITRRDFLKYTAVTGAALYLGIFDLKPIKAYAQANPPVWLYENYSICPYCGMGCGMIIGSNEDGQITYVQGDPDNPNNHGSLCSKGSSAANLNHIEGYVRPGGVPYLDKYGVPYKADDSERIITPLRRSPGENNWEVIDWDTALTEIVNKIVTTRGTISPGGICTNIAVLGTAKDTNEDCYLLTKLMRALGIVYFEHCARL is encoded by the coding sequence ATGGCTATTACCCGAAGAGATTTTTTGAAGTACACTGCTGTCACTGGCGCTGCCCTTTATCTTGGAATATTCGACCTCAAGCCTATTAAAGCTTATGCCCAAGCCAATCCGCCTGTATGGTTGTATGAAAATTACAGCATATGTCCATATTGCGGCATGGGATGCGGAATGATTATTGGAAGCAATGAAGATGGCCAGATTACTTACGTCCAGGGTGACCCTGATAATCCAAATAACCACGGGTCTTTATGTTCCAAAGGTTCAAGTGCAGCTAACCTGAATCATATCGAAGGGTATGTCAGGCCTGGAGGGGTTCCATATCTGGATAAATACGGAGTTCCTTACAAGGCTGATGACTCCGAGAGGATTATAACGCCGTTGAGGCGTTCTCCTGGAGAAAACAATTGGGAAGTGATAGACTGGGATACAGCTCTCACCGAGATAGTTAATAAGATAGTAACTACTCGTGGCACCATTTCTCCCGGAGGCATATGCACAAATATTGCCGTCCTGGGCACTGCCAAGGACACTAATGAAGATTGCTATTTGTTGACTAAACTGATGAGGGCTCTCGGCATTGTTTATTTCGAGCACTGCGCCCGTCTCTGA